A single window of Streptomyces xanthii DNA harbors:
- a CDS encoding acyl-CoA dehydrogenase family protein — translation MVFSLELDEEQRELRDWVHGFAAEVVRPAAAEWDEREETPWPVIREAAKIGLYGFESLAELFGDPTGISLQIANEELFWGDAGIGMSLFGTSLAVAGIFSSGTPDQLAEWVPQCFGDETDPKLAAFCVSEPQAGSDVAAMRTRARYDGAKDEWVLSGQKAWITNGGIANVHVVVASVDPELGSRGQAAFIVPPGTPGLEGARKIKKLGLRASHTADVFLDDVRVPGHCLLGGKEKLDARLARAREGTRGGRGQAAMSTFEVSRPTVGAQALGIARAAYEYALDYAGEREAFGRPIIDNQAIAFALADIRTEIEACRLLIWQAAWMARNNKTFDAGQGSMSKLRAGELAVSATEKAIQVLGGAGYSREHPVERMYRDAKIYTIFEGTSEIQRLVIARAISGRQIR, via the coding sequence ATGGTGTTCTCTCTCGAACTGGACGAGGAGCAGCGGGAGCTGCGGGACTGGGTGCACGGTTTCGCGGCGGAGGTCGTGCGCCCCGCGGCCGCTGAGTGGGACGAGCGCGAGGAGACTCCCTGGCCGGTGATCCGGGAGGCCGCGAAGATCGGCCTGTACGGGTTCGAGTCGCTGGCCGAGCTGTTCGGCGACCCGACGGGGATCTCCCTGCAGATCGCCAACGAGGAGCTGTTCTGGGGCGACGCCGGCATCGGCATGTCGCTGTTCGGCACCTCGCTCGCGGTGGCCGGGATCTTCTCGTCCGGGACGCCCGATCAGCTGGCCGAGTGGGTGCCGCAGTGCTTCGGCGACGAGACGGACCCGAAGCTCGCCGCGTTCTGCGTGTCCGAGCCGCAGGCCGGTTCGGACGTGGCGGCGATGCGGACGCGGGCCCGTTACGACGGGGCCAAGGACGAATGGGTCCTGTCCGGCCAGAAGGCCTGGATCACCAACGGCGGGATAGCGAACGTGCACGTGGTCGTCGCCTCCGTCGACCCGGAGCTGGGCTCGCGCGGCCAGGCGGCCTTCATCGTGCCGCCGGGCACTCCGGGCCTCGAAGGCGCCCGCAAGATCAAGAAGCTGGGCCTGCGTGCCTCGCACACCGCCGATGTCTTCCTCGACGACGTACGGGTCCCGGGCCACTGCCTGCTCGGCGGCAAGGAGAAGCTCGACGCCCGTCTCGCGCGGGCCCGCGAGGGGACCCGGGGCGGTCGCGGACAGGCCGCGATGTCCACGTTCGAGGTCAGCCGCCCCACGGTCGGCGCCCAGGCTCTCGGCATCGCCCGCGCCGCCTACGAGTACGCCCTCGACTACGCGGGCGAACGTGAGGCGTTCGGCCGCCCGATCATCGACAACCAGGCCATCGCCTTCGCCCTCGCGGACATCCGTACGGAGATCGAGGCCTGCCGCCTCCTCATCTGGCAGGCCGCGTGGATGGCCCGCAACAACAAGACCTTCGACGCGGGCCAGGGCTCGATGTCGAAGCTCCGGGCCGGCGAACTCGCGGTCTCGGCGACGGAGAAGGCCATCCAGGTCCTCGGCGGCGCCGGCTACAGCCGCGAGCACCCCGTCGAGCGCATGTACCGGGACGCGAAGATCTACACCATTTTCGAGGGCACGAGCGAGATCCAGCGCCTGGTCATCGCCCGCGCGATCTCGGGGCGGCAGATCCGGTAG
- a CDS encoding TetR/AcrR family transcriptional regulator, whose translation MASSAANRQGDATRQQLIKAAERLFATQGVDAVSVRAVNAAAGQGPASVHYHFGSKENLVAAVLLGVGAAVRDEIAANCDALAERREAPTPTEVVRALTDPYLALLLRHRVRGMRWVQIVVQISRDGRPAIESTGQDAVAASLRKQVGRAFPDCDAERIDLRWPLVVMGFLQMLSHADGLGGRGARLGRDELVEFYEDLVTFVIGGAERMLG comes from the coding sequence ATGGCCTCCAGCGCAGCGAACCGGCAGGGCGACGCCACCCGGCAGCAGTTGATCAAGGCGGCCGAGCGCCTCTTCGCCACCCAGGGCGTGGACGCCGTCTCGGTCCGCGCGGTCAACGCCGCGGCGGGCCAGGGACCGGCCTCCGTGCACTACCACTTCGGTTCCAAGGAGAACCTGGTGGCGGCCGTCCTCCTCGGCGTCGGCGCCGCCGTCCGCGACGAGATCGCCGCCAACTGCGACGCCCTGGCCGAGCGGCGCGAGGCCCCCACGCCCACCGAGGTCGTCCGCGCCCTCACCGACCCGTACCTCGCCCTGCTGCTGCGCCACCGCGTGCGCGGCATGCGCTGGGTGCAGATCGTGGTGCAGATCTCGCGCGACGGCCGCCCGGCCATCGAGTCCACCGGCCAGGACGCCGTCGCGGCGAGCCTGCGCAAGCAGGTGGGCCGCGCCTTCCCCGACTGCGACGCCGAACGCATCGACCTGCGCTGGCCGTTGGTGGTGATGGGCTTCCTCCAGATGCTCAGCCACGCCGACGGGCTCGGCGGCCGGGGCGCCCGCCTCGGCCGCGACGAACTCGTCGAGTTCTACGAGGACCTGGTCACCTTCGTCATCGGCGGCGCGGAGCGCATGCTCGGCTGA
- a CDS encoding TetR/AcrR family transcriptional regulator — protein sequence MTGTRGAAQGRTAAAGRRKRVPREVREQQIIDVAVGVFAKRGYHAASVDEIAELAGISKPMVYLYLDSKEGLFLACLRREAARLVAAFQDAARGAGAAPELRLYAGLSAFFAFVAEHRDSWVVLHRQASELSEAIAAAVAEARRAVMAEVAGLISDGISDSGRGERLRAQDADFVAHALVGAADSLTDWTEQNPGQSPEGVALRLMNMVWVGMRDVLDGEAWLPRD from the coding sequence GTGACGGGGACACGGGGAGCGGCTCAAGGGCGCACGGCAGCGGCCGGGCGGCGCAAGCGCGTGCCGCGCGAAGTGCGCGAGCAGCAGATCATCGACGTGGCCGTGGGCGTCTTCGCCAAGCGCGGCTATCACGCGGCCAGCGTCGACGAGATCGCCGAACTCGCGGGGATCTCCAAGCCGATGGTCTATCTCTACCTCGATTCCAAAGAGGGCCTCTTCCTCGCCTGCCTGCGGCGCGAGGCCGCACGTCTGGTCGCCGCCTTCCAGGACGCGGCGCGCGGCGCCGGCGCCGCCCCCGAACTGCGGCTCTACGCAGGTCTGTCCGCGTTTTTCGCCTTCGTCGCCGAGCACCGCGACAGCTGGGTCGTCCTCCATCGCCAAGCCTCCGAGCTCAGCGAGGCGATCGCCGCGGCCGTCGCCGAGGCGCGCCGCGCGGTGATGGCCGAGGTCGCCGGACTGATCAGCGACGGCATCAGCGACAGCGGCCGCGGCGAGCGACTGCGCGCCCAGGACGCCGACTTCGTGGCGCACGCCCTGGTCGGCGCCGCCGACTCGCTCACCGACTGGACCGAGCAGAACCCGGGCCAGTCACCCGAGGGTGTCGCCCTGCGGCTCATGAACATGGTGTGGGTGGGCATGCGCGACGTACTCGACGGCGAGGCCTGGCTGCCCCGCGACTGA
- a CDS encoding AMP-dependent synthetase/ligase, protein MGVRKDLKRARKRSDLAERARPELVRDEHGTVRQAHVAPLAAPPADGSTPADIPYTNAAEDPGAVVLRRKEAGEWKPVTAAAFAREITAAAKGLIAAGLEPGGRVALMSRTRYEWSVLDFAIWAAGGQTVPVYATSSPEQIEWILRDSGARQLIVETPENAAAAESALAALPENDRPAVRQLDAGAVLELATLGRDIPDEEVTKRRAALTPDTIATVCYTSGTTGRPKGCVLTHGNLHAEAANTVELLHPIFKAITGQTASTLLFLPLAHILGRTIQIACQLARIELGHCPSIKPDELRPELRSFRPTFVVGVPYLFEKIHETGRATAEKIGRGASFERADRIAVRFAEAHLTRFLDGGQGPAPALRLAAGLYDLLVYRRVRKELGGRLRYAISGGSPLDRNLNLFFYTAGIVVYEGYGLTETSAAATITPPLRPRPGTVGLPVPGTTIRIADDGEVLVKGGIVFGSYWQNQDATDEVLDPDGWFATGDLGELDADGYLRITGRKKDILVTSGGKNVSPAVLEDRLRSRSPVGQCIVVGDNRSYIAAVITLEPESVAHWLSVRKLPADTPMSEVIADPRIVAAVQKAVDYANEAVSRAESIRKFTLVDGEFTEDNGLLTPSLKIKRTAVMAAYAREIEELYGA, encoded by the coding sequence ATGGGCGTACGCAAGGATCTGAAGCGGGCCAGGAAGCGAAGCGACCTCGCTGAACGGGCCAGACCCGAACTCGTCAGGGACGAACACGGAACCGTCCGCCAGGCACACGTCGCCCCGCTCGCCGCCCCACCCGCCGACGGCTCCACCCCTGCCGACATCCCGTACACCAACGCCGCCGAGGACCCGGGCGCCGTCGTCCTGCGCCGCAAGGAGGCGGGGGAGTGGAAGCCGGTCACCGCGGCCGCCTTCGCCCGCGAGATCACCGCCGCCGCCAAGGGACTGATCGCCGCCGGACTCGAACCCGGCGGCCGCGTCGCCCTCATGTCCCGCACCCGCTACGAATGGTCGGTCCTCGACTTCGCGATCTGGGCCGCCGGCGGCCAGACCGTCCCCGTCTACGCCACCTCCTCACCCGAACAGATCGAATGGATCCTGCGGGACTCCGGCGCCCGCCAGCTCATCGTCGAGACCCCGGAGAACGCCGCGGCCGCCGAGAGCGCCCTCGCCGCGCTCCCCGAGAACGACCGCCCCGCTGTCCGCCAGCTCGACGCAGGAGCCGTCCTCGAACTCGCCACGCTGGGCCGCGACATACCCGACGAGGAAGTCACCAAGCGCCGCGCCGCTCTCACCCCCGACACCATCGCCACCGTCTGCTACACCTCCGGCACCACCGGACGCCCCAAGGGCTGCGTCCTCACCCACGGCAACCTCCACGCCGAGGCCGCCAACACCGTCGAGCTCCTCCATCCCATCTTCAAGGCCATCACCGGCCAGACCGCCTCCACCCTCCTCTTCCTCCCCCTCGCCCACATCCTCGGCCGCACCATCCAGATCGCCTGCCAGCTCGCCCGCATCGAGCTCGGCCACTGCCCGAGCATCAAGCCCGACGAACTGCGGCCCGAACTCCGCTCCTTCCGCCCCACGTTCGTCGTCGGCGTCCCCTACCTCTTCGAGAAGATCCACGAGACCGGACGCGCCACCGCCGAGAAGATCGGACGCGGCGCCTCCTTCGAACGCGCCGACCGCATCGCCGTCCGCTTCGCCGAAGCCCACCTCACCCGCTTCCTGGACGGCGGCCAGGGCCCGGCCCCCGCCCTCCGGCTCGCCGCCGGCCTCTACGACCTCCTCGTCTACCGCCGCGTCCGCAAGGAACTCGGCGGCCGCCTGCGCTACGCCATCAGCGGCGGCTCCCCCCTCGACCGCAACCTCAACCTCTTCTTCTACACAGCCGGCATCGTCGTCTACGAGGGCTACGGCCTCACCGAGACCTCGGCCGCCGCCACCATCACCCCACCGCTGCGCCCACGCCCCGGCACCGTCGGCCTCCCCGTACCCGGCACCACCATCCGGATCGCCGACGACGGCGAGGTGCTCGTCAAGGGCGGCATCGTCTTCGGCTCCTACTGGCAGAACCAGGACGCGACCGACGAAGTCCTTGACCCCGACGGCTGGTTCGCCACCGGAGACCTCGGCGAACTCGACGCCGACGGCTACCTCCGCATCACCGGCCGCAAGAAGGACATCCTCGTCACCAGCGGCGGCAAGAACGTCTCCCCGGCCGTCCTGGAGGACCGCCTGCGCAGCCGCTCACCCGTCGGCCAGTGCATCGTCGTCGGCGACAACCGCTCCTACATCGCCGCCGTCATCACCCTCGAACCCGAGTCCGTCGCCCACTGGCTCAGCGTGCGGAAACTGCCCGCCGACACCCCCATGTCCGAGGTGATCGCCGACCCGCGCATCGTCGCCGCTGTCCAGAAGGCCGTCGACTACGCCAACGAGGCCGTCTCCCGCGCCGAGTCCATCCGCAAATTCACCCTGGTCGACGGCGAGTTCACCGAGGACAACGGACTGCTCACCCCCTCCCTGAAGATCAAACGAACAGCGGTCATGGCGGCGTACGCCCGCGAGATCGAGGAGCTGTACGGTGCCTGA
- a CDS encoding MFS transporter has translation MPASPSPSPSPSPSPSPSPSPSPSPEPIPTDPVLLRKVAVSSFLGTVIEYYDFLVYGTMAALAFGQLFFPQSNPAAGTIAAFGTLAAGYVARPLGGAVFGHFGDRLGRKSMLILTMVLMGGASFLIGLLPTYATIGVAAPALLVLLRVVQGIAIGGEWGGATLMVVEHADARRRGFWSGLMQMGAPLGGLLSTITVTAIATLPTRDFLAWGWRIPFLCSALLLGIGLYVRLGVTESPLFRQQQAAAAREPSEGPRMPLLRVLRRPRTLLLGCAVGIGPFALTAMISTFMLTYATTVGYTRANVMTGLLYTSLVGLVAIPFFSALSDRIGRRKVVLGGAVATMLGAFPFFALIDSGSPALLVTAMVLGQGLLQSSMYAPLAPLLSELFGTRVRYTGASLGYQLAALVGAGFTPLVASSLFAASGSARSAPLAGLVIGCGLVTALAIWRLAETRGRDLAVDEGGTQPSMRSAPPMTKVTRSS, from the coding sequence ATGCCTGCCTCCCCATCCCCATCCCCATCCCCATCCCCGTCCCCGTCCCCGTCCCCGTCCCCGTCCCCCTCCCCGGAACCGATCCCCACCGACCCCGTACTGCTGCGCAAGGTGGCGGTGTCGAGTTTCCTCGGCACCGTCATCGAGTACTACGACTTCCTGGTCTACGGCACCATGGCCGCCCTCGCCTTCGGCCAGCTCTTCTTCCCGCAGTCCAACCCGGCGGCCGGCACCATCGCCGCGTTCGGCACGCTCGCCGCCGGTTACGTCGCCCGCCCGCTCGGCGGCGCCGTGTTCGGGCACTTCGGCGACCGGCTCGGCCGCAAGTCCATGCTGATCCTCACGATGGTCCTCATGGGCGGCGCCAGCTTCCTCATCGGCCTGCTGCCCACGTACGCGACGATCGGCGTCGCCGCCCCCGCCCTGCTGGTGCTGCTGCGCGTGGTGCAGGGCATCGCGATCGGCGGCGAGTGGGGCGGCGCGACGCTGATGGTCGTCGAGCACGCCGACGCCCGCCGCCGGGGGTTCTGGAGCGGGCTCATGCAGATGGGCGCCCCGCTCGGCGGCCTGCTCTCCACGATCACGGTGACGGCGATCGCCACGCTGCCGACCAGGGACTTCCTCGCCTGGGGCTGGCGTATCCCGTTCCTGTGCAGCGCGCTGCTGCTCGGGATCGGCCTGTACGTGCGGCTCGGGGTGACGGAGAGCCCGCTCTTCCGGCAGCAGCAGGCCGCCGCGGCGCGGGAGCCGTCCGAAGGTCCGCGGATGCCGCTGCTGCGGGTGCTGCGCCGGCCGCGCACGCTGCTGCTCGGCTGCGCGGTGGGCATCGGCCCGTTCGCGCTGACCGCGATGATCAGCACGTTCATGCTCACGTACGCCACGACCGTCGGGTACACGCGCGCGAACGTGATGACGGGGCTGCTCTACACCTCGCTCGTCGGGCTGGTCGCGATCCCGTTCTTCTCCGCGCTCTCCGACCGGATCGGGCGCCGCAAAGTGGTGCTCGGCGGGGCGGTCGCCACGATGCTGGGCGCGTTCCCGTTCTTCGCGCTGATCGACTCCGGGTCACCGGCGCTGCTGGTCACGGCGATGGTGCTCGGGCAGGGACTGCTCCAGTCGTCGATGTACGCGCCGCTGGCCCCGCTGCTGTCCGAGCTGTTCGGCACCCGGGTGCGGTACACGGGCGCCTCGCTCGGCTATCAGCTGGCCGCGCTGGTCGGGGCCGGGTTCACGCCGCTCGTCGCGAGCAGTCTGTTCGCGGCGTCGGGGAGTGCGCGCAGCGCGCCGCTCGCGGGCCTGGTGATCGGGTGCGGTCTGGTGACGGCGCTGGCGATCTGGCGGCTGGCGGAGACCCGGGGCCGCGATCTGGCCGTCGACGAGGGCGGGACTCAGCCGAGCATGCGCTCCGCGCCGCCGATGACGAAGGTGACCAGGTCCTCGTAG
- a CDS encoding alcohol dehydrogenase catalytic domain-containing protein: MRAVQFLDGEFRLADVPELPPLGPRQLRVEVAACGICGSDLTVSKDADRFCEVVEGADYPLARFDPERPIVLGHEFSGVVTEAGAEVGDFSVGDRVAGLGIVTDPATGVPTIIGYSNTYHGAFGDFITVDAFWARHVPDGLSLEHAALAEPLHVGEMHVQRSGLTAADSALVIGCGTIGLGAIVAAKARGVRTVIASEPSPKRRELAAKMGADHVVDPAEQDPIELYDSLVQQGETGDGILIAYECSGRAGMLGGLLHRLPYDSRIQVLAAPFADETIIPVVGQLRRIAVNFGHGPTENAYETVLRRLADGEIDAEAIITSRIPLDEVPEAFAALRSPAEHVKILVLPHGTGHQQG; this comes from the coding sequence ATGCGTGCCGTGCAGTTCCTGGACGGCGAGTTCCGCCTCGCCGACGTGCCCGAACTCCCGCCCCTCGGCCCGCGCCAGCTCCGCGTCGAGGTCGCCGCGTGCGGCATCTGCGGCAGCGATCTGACGGTGTCGAAGGACGCGGACCGGTTCTGCGAGGTGGTCGAGGGCGCCGACTATCCGCTCGCCCGGTTCGATCCGGAGCGCCCGATCGTGCTCGGCCACGAGTTCTCCGGCGTCGTCACGGAGGCGGGCGCCGAGGTGGGCGACTTCTCCGTCGGCGACCGCGTGGCGGGCCTCGGCATCGTCACCGATCCGGCCACCGGCGTCCCGACGATCATCGGCTACTCGAACACGTACCACGGGGCCTTCGGCGACTTCATCACCGTGGACGCGTTCTGGGCCCGCCACGTGCCCGACGGTCTCTCCCTGGAGCACGCGGCGCTCGCCGAGCCGCTGCACGTCGGCGAGATGCACGTCCAGCGCTCCGGGCTCACCGCCGCGGACTCGGCGCTGGTGATCGGCTGCGGCACGATCGGCCTCGGCGCGATCGTCGCGGCGAAGGCCCGCGGCGTCCGGACGGTCATCGCCTCCGAACCCTCGCCCAAACGCCGCGAGCTCGCCGCGAAGATGGGCGCGGACCATGTCGTCGACCCGGCCGAGCAGGACCCGATCGAGCTCTACGACTCCCTTGTCCAGCAAGGGGAGACGGGCGACGGCATCCTCATCGCGTACGAGTGCAGCGGGCGGGCCGGGATGCTGGGCGGGCTGCTGCACCGGCTCCCGTACGACTCGCGGATCCAGGTCCTCGCCGCGCCGTTCGCCGACGAGACGATCATCCCCGTGGTCGGTCAGCTGCGGCGCATCGCCGTGAACTTCGGCCACGGGCCCACCGAGAACGCGTACGAGACAGTGCTGCGGCGGCTCGCCGACGGTGAGATCGACGCCGAGGCGATCATCACATCCCGCATCCCACTCGACGAGGTCCCCGAAGCCTTCGCCGCTCTGCGCTCCCCCGCCGAGCACGTGAAGATCCTCGTGCTCCCCCACGGCACGGGCCACCAGCAGGGCTGA
- a CDS encoding alpha/beta fold hydrolase, protein MTVEIKLPEPRFVDTDGARLAVFEEKPEHRTRDVCVVLCHGFPELAASWRHQLRPIADAGFHVMAPDMRGYGLSSGPEDRSAYSIAETTADVAALIADAGYEKAVVVGHDFGGMVSWMMPYLQPESVAGVITLNTPFGHSRENPVELYEKAYGPRNYVAHFRTPECEEELDKDPARSFRFFMRRDTGAGTNLSRTGRHDPDSMSYIHWLWDDESTWPGELVMSPEELRYYSEAYARTGFGGGLSWYHSILRNWEVQRERFPDGNVPKARVPALLVAARHDPICHPALTDDLLQYFEEFERRMIGTGHWTQLEDPEGTNAILVDWLTRHF, encoded by the coding sequence ATGACCGTAGAGATCAAGCTGCCCGAGCCGCGCTTCGTGGACACCGATGGCGCACGCCTGGCCGTCTTCGAGGAGAAGCCGGAGCACAGGACGCGCGACGTGTGCGTCGTGCTCTGCCACGGCTTCCCCGAACTGGCCGCGTCCTGGCGCCATCAGCTGCGCCCGATCGCCGACGCGGGCTTCCATGTGATGGCCCCCGACATGCGGGGTTACGGCCTGTCGAGCGGCCCGGAGGACCGCAGCGCCTACAGCATCGCGGAGACGACGGCCGATGTCGCCGCACTGATCGCCGACGCCGGCTACGAGAAGGCGGTGGTGGTCGGGCACGACTTCGGCGGGATGGTCTCGTGGATGATGCCGTACCTCCAACCGGAGTCGGTGGCCGGTGTCATCACGCTCAACACCCCGTTCGGCCACTCGCGCGAGAACCCCGTCGAGCTGTACGAGAAGGCGTACGGGCCGCGGAACTACGTGGCGCACTTCCGCACCCCCGAGTGCGAGGAGGAACTGGACAAGGACCCGGCGCGCTCGTTCCGCTTCTTCATGCGGCGGGACACGGGCGCGGGCACGAACCTGTCCCGGACGGGCCGCCACGACCCCGACAGCATGTCCTACATCCACTGGCTGTGGGACGACGAGTCGACGTGGCCGGGCGAGCTCGTGATGAGCCCGGAGGAGCTGCGGTACTACAGCGAGGCTTACGCCCGTACGGGGTTCGGGGGCGGCCTGAGCTGGTACCACAGCATCCTGCGGAACTGGGAGGTGCAGCGCGAGCGGTTCCCGGACGGGAACGTGCCCAAGGCCCGTGTCCCCGCACTGCTCGTCGCCGCGCGGCACGACCCGATCTGTCATCCGGCGCTCACCGACGATCTCCTCCAGTACTTCGAGGAGTTCGAGCGCCGGATGATCGGCACGGGGCACTGGACGCAGCTGGAGGATCCCGAGGGCACGAACGCGATCCTGGTCGACTGGCTGACCCGGCACTTCTGA
- a CDS encoding LLM class flavin-dependent oxidoreductase, with the protein MWSAESLKFGAFLAPFHPLDADPALQLRRDIDLMTHLDHLGFEEAWMGEHHSTGAEIVPAPDQFIAAAAERTSRIRFGTGVVSLPYHHPLITVDRITQLDLQTRGRVILGTGPGKIPLDARMMGIDPAEQRLMQGEALEVVLPLLRGEVVSRETDWFTLREARAQLPTYDPAGIEVVAASTVSPNGSVLAGKHGLSLLSLAASSPAGFDALDRNWEIYEKVSAEHGHVADRSRWRLVNPMFLAETQADAERAVSRRIQAMAAYANRQNGRYPDWAATPQGVIDFWRHNSLGEFGQAVIGTPDQAIARIEALIEKTGGFGTMLVLHVDMANWEDTKRSYELFASEVVPHFRNRNRNRQASLQFAEDHREQLIGQLAGAITKAHTEYYGEPRAEEA; encoded by the coding sequence ATGTGGTCGGCCGAATCACTGAAGTTCGGGGCCTTCCTCGCCCCGTTCCACCCGCTGGACGCGGATCCCGCGCTCCAGTTGCGGCGGGACATCGATCTCATGACCCATCTGGACCACCTCGGGTTCGAGGAGGCGTGGATGGGTGAGCACCATTCGACAGGGGCCGAGATCGTGCCCGCGCCGGACCAGTTCATCGCGGCGGCGGCCGAGCGGACGTCCCGGATCCGGTTCGGCACGGGTGTGGTCTCGCTGCCGTACCACCACCCGCTGATCACCGTCGACCGCATCACGCAGCTCGACCTGCAGACCCGGGGCCGGGTGATCCTGGGGACCGGGCCGGGGAAGATCCCGCTGGACGCGCGCATGATGGGCATCGACCCGGCCGAGCAGCGGCTCATGCAGGGCGAGGCGCTGGAGGTCGTACTGCCGCTGCTGCGCGGCGAGGTGGTGTCGCGGGAGACGGACTGGTTCACGCTCCGCGAGGCACGGGCCCAGCTGCCGACGTACGACCCGGCCGGCATCGAGGTCGTCGCCGCCTCCACCGTCTCCCCGAACGGATCGGTGCTCGCCGGGAAGCACGGCCTGTCCCTGCTGTCCCTGGCCGCGAGCTCCCCCGCCGGGTTCGACGCGCTGGACCGGAACTGGGAGATCTACGAGAAGGTCTCCGCCGAGCACGGGCACGTCGCCGACCGTTCCCGCTGGCGCCTGGTGAACCCGATGTTCCTGGCCGAGACGCAGGCCGACGCCGAGCGCGCGGTCAGCCGCCGCATCCAGGCCATGGCCGCGTACGCGAACCGGCAGAACGGCCGCTACCCCGACTGGGCGGCCACCCCGCAGGGCGTCATCGACTTCTGGCGCCACAACTCCCTCGGCGAGTTCGGGCAGGCCGTCATCGGCACCCCGGACCAGGCCATCGCCCGGATCGAGGCGCTGATCGAGAAGACGGGCGGCTTCGGGACGATGCTCGTCCTGCACGTCGACATGGCGAACTGGGAGGACACCAAGCGCAGTTACGAACTGTTCGCCTCCGAGGTCGTCCCGCACTTCCGCAACCGGAACCGGAACCGCCAGGCCAGCCTGCAGTTCGCCGAGGACCACCGCGAACAGCTCATCGGGCAGCTGGCCGGAGCGATCACCAAGGCGCACACCGAGTACTACGGCGAGCCCCGAGCCGAGGAGGCCTGA
- a CDS encoding SCP2 sterol-binding domain-containing protein: protein MSGADEIAGLDFASVTPEEFARIVKGLSAKEINEIARDAELRGRVLKEVFGRMERQFKPEVAGQLEALIRWKVTGQGDNPEAVYETHISKGTCTVTEGRSDAEPRVTLIMGDADFLKLVSGNSSPVTMFMMRKVKIAGDVALASGLTRYFDIPKA, encoded by the coding sequence ATGAGCGGTGCCGACGAGATCGCGGGCCTCGACTTCGCGAGCGTCACGCCCGAGGAGTTCGCACGGATCGTCAAGGGCCTGTCCGCGAAGGAGATCAACGAGATCGCGCGGGACGCCGAGTTGCGCGGCCGTGTCCTGAAGGAGGTCTTCGGGCGCATGGAGCGGCAGTTCAAGCCCGAGGTCGCCGGGCAGCTGGAGGCGCTGATCCGCTGGAAGGTCACGGGTCAGGGCGACAACCCCGAGGCCGTCTACGAGACGCACATCTCGAAGGGCACCTGCACGGTCACCGAGGGCCGTTCGGACGCGGAGCCGCGCGTCACGCTCATCATGGGCGACGCCGACTTCCTCAAGCTGGTCTCGGGCAACTCCTCGCCCGTCACCATGTTCATGATGCGCAAGGTCAAGATCGCGGGCGATGTCGCGCTCGCCTCCGGCCTGACCCGCTACTTCGACATCCCGAAGGCCTAG